Within Paenibacillus sp. RUD330, the genomic segment GGCTTGCTGGCAGCTGTTCTTGTGTTGGCCGTCCATGCAACGCAGCAGGATACGGTCTATGAAGCCGTCAACTTCCAGCTGGAAATGAAGATGAAAACGCCGGTTTATTTTGATGAAAAAGGCGAGGCGGAGGAGTATTTCAAGCTTAAGTCCATTCCGACGACGATACTGGTCGATCAAGACGGGCGGAAGCATTTTATTTATGGTCCTTTGGAAAAAACGGAAGTGGAGGGCTTGCTTGAAGCCTATTTATCTCGATAAAAACCGCAGGTTTCAAGTCGGAGGAATTTCATGCTTGCCGAAGAAGCCGTGAAGAGAATCGAAACCGTTGAGGATGCCGGCTGATTCCGGCTGAACCATCGAGATCTTATTTCCTCGGAAATAGGGCTCGATGAAGGAAGCTCTTGCAGCGGTCAAGCGCTTGTCCCGTCCATGAAGCGAAGCGGAAGCCCCTCTAATCGACCTGATTAGAGGGGCTGCTTCTCTTCTCTTCTCTTCTAAGAGCTTGCAGGGAGGGATCAAGCCCGCATGAACATTATTCGGGGGCGGCTTTGTTCAGGCTTGGGGCTGGAGAAGGTCCTGGTATGATTTGTACGCCAGAATGGCGACAATCAGAGATCCGATAAAGAAAAAAACGGATCCTCCCAGTGTAAACAATCTGCCGATCAGGGTGTATTTAGCATCATCGATCTGGGCAAGCCGGTTCATTTCTGTCCCTCCCTAGGCCATTTATCCTAGTGTATGCATCCCTGATCAATCGGTTCTACTCCCAGCCTGAAGCGGCAGGCTGGGAACGAGCCTTCGCATTACAGGGAGTACTTCCTGTACATGCCGACGGAAGCGGGCTCCGTATAATCAAAGCCATATTGCTTGTACAAGCGGTCCGCCGGAACATCGGCAATGAGGCTTACATAGGAGCCCTTCGGCGCATGGCTATCCAGATACTCCGTCAAATGGGCCATCACGAGCTTGCCGAGTCCTATCCCTTGATAAGCCGGATCTACCGCGATGTCGACAATCTGATAGAAACAGCCGCCGTCGCCGATGATCCGGCCCATTCCGATCAGCCGGTCTTCATGCCGGAGAGATACGCAATAGATCGAGTTCCGGAGTCCGATCGCAGCTCCTTCCGGACTTTTGGCGCTCAATCCTGCGGCCTTTCGGAGGCGGATGTATTCTTCCGGGGCGGGAGCTGCATGGTGGACGGATGGATTCAGGGTTCATTTCCCCTTTCAATTTTTCGTAGATCCGGATCAGCCCTTAAGCAGATCTTTGGCGGAGGATTCTATCTTGTGCCGATACCGGGGCAGATGGCCGGCGAGCGCGGCGAGCGCAATCGACGCCGCCTGGCGCTCTTCGCCGGCTTCGGCCAGGCATAGGGCCAGGAAAGCCTGGACGGCGTCGTCCAGATGATCGGACCCGCGCCGCTGCTCGGTAGAGAGCAGGGCAATCGCCTCCGGCAGCGCTCCGATGCCGCGCAGCAGGCTTGCGAGCTGAATGACGGCAAGCCTCCTGCGCTCTCCCTTCAATCCTCTCGAAAGGGCGCGCCGGTATAGCGGCACGGCCAGATTGGACTGCCCGGCCTGCTCCAGGGAGGCGGCGCGTTCGAAGGCCGCTTCAGGATTGTCCTCGGGAAGCTCGGAAGCGAGCCGTTCCATTCGGGCGACGAATTCCTCTCCGCTCAAGACGTCTGCGGAGCCCCATAGCAGCGCCACCCGTTTATCCCAATCATCAGGCATGCGGCATCTCTCCTTGGTCAGTTTCCTCTCTGCTATTATAGGGCTTGCCTTGACGGGAACCAAGCTTGCGCGAAGGATCGGGACGTTACATTTTCGATAGAGTCGTATACAATCGGTGTATGCGAATTCGGCGAAGAAAGAGCGCAGCCGTGCATCGTACGGGAAAGAAGACAGAGGAGGAGCTCCATGCATTCGAAAGGAAAGAAGCTGCTGGCATGCTTGCCGGCCGCATGTCTGGCCATCCAGCTGACGGCTTGCGCCGCTCCGGCCGATGCCGTGGATTCCGGCGTCGCCAGCCTCGCGGGGCAGGACAACGGAGCCGTCGAAGCCGGGCGTGAGGCGGCAGCGGCTCGTACTCCGGCCACGGCGGCTGCTGCCCCGGCGGATTCGAGTGCGCCGCAGCCGACGATTGCCGGCCCGCGGCCTTCCCCCGTCGGCAAGGCCGCGCCCGCCAAGCAAGGAGTGAAGCCAGTGGCAGAGAAGAAGCATCGGCTCCCGGAGGGCTTCGTTTACTTGGATGAAGTCATCCCGACGCTCAAATCCGACATCCGCTATTACACCGACTACAATTTCGTGGGAAGAAGGCTGGACGGCTACAAGGCGCCGTACGCCATCTTGTCCGGGCAGGCGGCCAAAGCGTTGAAGGGGGTAAGCGACGATCTTGCCGCGGAAGGACTCGGACTGCTTGTCTACGATGCCTACCGCCCGGTCAAGGCTGTCCAGCAGTTCATGTCCTGGTCCAGGGATGCGGACGATACCGCCATGAAGGACGTCTTTTATCCCGAAGTGGACAAGGCCGACGTGTTCAAGCTTGGTTTCGTATCCTCCCGTTCGGGGCATTCCAGGGGCAGCACGATCGATCTCACGACCTTCAGCCTGAAGACAGGCAAGCCGACCGACATGGGCAGTCCTTTCGATTTTTTCGGGGAAATCTCGAGCCATGGCACGCAGCAGATCGGAGCCCTGCAAGCGGCTAACCGGGCCGTTCTCAAAAAAGCGATGGAGAAGCGCGGCTTCCACCCCTACAGCAAGGAATGGTGGCATTATACGCTCGAAAAGGAGCCGTTTCCCAAAAAATATTTCGATTTTGACATCGAGTGACGAGAGGTTCGATGCGGCGATTTTCCCGACTCCGCAGGCATTCTTTTCACGCAGTAGCTGGCGCAGTGGAAACGAAGCGATCCCCATCCGGCTTGACAAGCCGGATGGGGATCGCTTTTTTTATGTTCGGGAAATCAAAAAATTCTATGATCCCATCCAATTTTATAGAATTTATTTAATGAAACCTTATCTTGCCGTTGACGGTTCCCTGACACAGGTCTTATATGCTTAGTGCATCAAGACATTGATCAGGAGGATGTTCGATGACAACCATTGTCCGCCGCAAGCGCGCTACCGCCCTTCTCGCCCTGTCGCTCTCCCTTGCCTTATCCGCATGCGGAGCTCAGAATGCGTCCCAGAATGCAGCCGGTCCGGCTGCAGAAGGACAGGCTCCGGCCGCCAACACGGAAGCTTCAACCGCTCCGCCGGCATCAACGGAGCCTGCCAAATCGGACGAGCCTCTCGTCGTCTACCTGAACGACTTCGACGAGATCATCCAGCCGATGTTCGAGCAGGCGACCGGCTACAAGCTGGAGCTCGTATCCGGCAACGGAGCGGAGCTCGCATCCCGCATCGAAGCGGAGAAGGGCAACCCGCATTGGGATGTCGTCTGGATGGATTCCATGCCGATGATCGACCAGCTCGGCAAATCCGGCCGCCTGCTGGAGGGCTGGACGCCGGCCGACATCGGCAACCTGACGGACTTCGCCAGCGGACTCGTTCCGGCGAGCGGAGCCTACTATCCGACCGGAGCCCACGCCGCCGCCGTCATCGCCTACAACACGAAAGCCTTCACGAAGGATACGGCTCCGAAGACATGGGCCGATCTGGCCGACGCGAAGTTCAAGAATACGCTCGGCATGGCCGACCCTGCCGTCGCCGCGCCTGCCTATCCGTTCGTCTCGTGGTTTTTCCAGAACCAAGGCATGGACGCCGCGAAGGGGTACTTCGACAGCCTGTTCAAAAACGGCATGCATGTGTATCCGAAAAATCCGAACGTCGCCAAGGCGCTGACCGGCGGCGAAATCAAAGCGGCCGCCCTTCAGGAGAGCAACGCCTACGCGCTGAAGAACAAGGGAGAGCCGGTCGACATCGTCTGGCCGGCGGAAGGCGCTCCGGCATCGGTCCGCGTCGCCGCCATCCAGAAGGAGACGAAGCATCTGGAAGCGGCCAAGGCGTTCGTCGAGTTCCTGCTCGATCCGAAGACGCAGCAGGAGCTGATCGACAAGGGCGAGGAGAGCTACTTCCAGCCATCCGCCAAAGGCGTGGAACCCAAGGCCGACCGCGCGGCGGATGCCAAGCTCGTCGTGGCCGAAGCGGCGTGGGCCGGGGAGCATGAAGGCGAGATCAAGCAGTGGTTCGCCGACAAAGCGGTGAAGTAAAGAGATGAGGTTCATACCGAGTCAAGGCAACAGGACGGGCTGGCTGATGCTGGCCGTCCTGTTCGTCCTCATTCTGCTGCCGCTGCTCGCGGTCGTCATCCAGGTGCTGTTTCCCGGCATTTTCTTCGGCACCCTGAAGCTCGGCGACCTCTCCCTGCTGCTCGACATCTTCAGACGGCCGCTGTGGTACGCCTCGCTCAAGAACTCGGTCCTGCTGGGCCTGGGCACGACGGTTCTGGCCACGCTCCTCGGCGGAGCGCTGGCCTTTGCCCGTTCCCGCTGGGCGTTCCCGACGGCCAGGCTGCTGGACGTGTCGGTCTGGCTGCTGCTCATCACCCCATCCTTCATCCTGGCGCAGGGATGGGTCATGTTCGCGGCTCCGGACGGACTCGCTTCCCAGTGGCTGGGCTGGAACGGAGTGACCTCCATGGTGTTCCAGCCTGCCGGGCTGATCGCCGTCATGACGCTGAGCAAATTCCCGCTCGCTTATCTGACGGTGAAGGCGGCGCTGGAATGGAGGGTCGAGAGGCTGAGCGATGCGGCCCGGCTGTCGGGCGCGTCCCCTTGGACGGTGCTGCGCACCGTGGAGCTGCCGCTGCTGCTGCCGGCCATCTGCTCGGGAGCGATGCTGGTGTTCATGGACACGGTCGGAGATTTCGGCCTTCCGGCTTCCATCGCGGCGGTGTTCCGCTTCCCGACTTTGCCTTATTCCATCTATTCCGCGCTGTACACATCGCCGATCCGCTTCGACATGGCGGGGGCGCTGTCGTTCTACCTCGTGCTGCTGATCGCTCTGGCCATGAGCGTCCAGCTGTATGCGATGCGCAAGTCGCGCTTCGACTTCCTCTCCTCCCGCGCGGTCAAGTCGGAGCCTCGCCGTCCGGCGAAAGGCCGCCTCCTGCTGGCGCTGGGCAATTCGGCTTTCCTCGCGGCTGCCATCGGCATTCCGCTGGGGTCCAATCTGCTCATGTCGCTGCAGGGCGACTCCAGCAGCGGCGGGTTCACGCTGGAGCATTACCGCGCCCTGCTCCATGACGACGGCCGCCTGGCGCAAGGGCTGGCCCATTCCCTGGAAATCGCGCTGGCAGCGGCGGCGATAGGGCTTGCCGTCGGCTTCCTGACGGCGTATGTGCTGAACTATACCCGCTTCAAGCTGAAGAAAACGATCGACGTCCTGTCTCTCGTCTCGCTGGCGGTGCCCGGCATCGTGCTCGGCATCGGCTACATCTTCATCTGGAACCAGGCCTGGCTGCAGCCTATCGGCCTGCTTCTATACGGCACGCCGTGGATTCTGGCGCTAGGCGGCGTGGCCGGGGCGATCCCGGTCATTACCCGCATCATGGCGGGGGCGATGGCGCAGGTGCCGGAGCGTCTGCTGGCGGCGGCGCAGCTGCAGGGGGCGGGTTTCTTCCGCCGGCTGCGCACAGTGCTGGCGCCGCTCGTGAAGGGCGCGCTCCTGTCGGCCGGACTGACGGCGTTCGGCTCCAGCGTGTTCGACCTGGCGCTGTCCTCCGTGCTCTATCCGCCCAACTACATGACGCTGCCGGTCGTCATCAACAAAGCCTTCGAGGACCTCCGGTTCGGCTACGCGTCGGCGGCGACGCTGACGGGAGCCGGGCTGGTCGTCCTGATCATTCTGAGCGTGGACCTGCTGGCACGGGGGACGCGCCGACGCTCAAGGAGAACGACTTCATGACATCGATACTCGAGATCAGGCAAGTAGGCAAATCGTACGGCAAGCAGGAGGTGCTCGGGAGCGTAGACCTGACCGTGCAGGCAGGGGAAATCATCAGCGTGCTCGGTCCGTCCGGCTGCGGCAAGTCGACGCTGCTGCAGCTGATCGCC encodes:
- a CDS encoding extracellular solute-binding protein encodes the protein MTTIVRRKRATALLALSLSLALSACGAQNASQNAAGPAAEGQAPAANTEASTAPPASTEPAKSDEPLVVYLNDFDEIIQPMFEQATGYKLELVSGNGAELASRIEAEKGNPHWDVVWMDSMPMIDQLGKSGRLLEGWTPADIGNLTDFASGLVPASGAYYPTGAHAAAVIAYNTKAFTKDTAPKTWADLADAKFKNTLGMADPAVAAPAYPFVSWFFQNQGMDAAKGYFDSLFKNGMHVYPKNPNVAKALTGGEIKAAALQESNAYALKNKGEPVDIVWPAEGAPASVRVAAIQKETKHLEAAKAFVEFLLDPKTQQELIDKGEESYFQPSAKGVEPKADRAADAKLVVAEAAWAGEHEGEIKQWFADKAVK
- a CDS encoding tetratricopeptide repeat protein; translation: MPDDWDKRVALLWGSADVLSGEEFVARMERLASELPEDNPEAAFERAASLEQAGQSNLAVPLYRRALSRGLKGERRRLAVIQLASLLRGIGALPEAIALLSTEQRRGSDHLDDAVQAFLALCLAEAGEERQAASIALAALAGHLPRYRHKIESSAKDLLKG
- a CDS encoding M15 family metallopeptidase yields the protein MHSKGKKLLACLPAACLAIQLTACAAPADAVDSGVASLAGQDNGAVEAGREAAAARTPATAAAAPADSSAPQPTIAGPRPSPVGKAAPAKQGVKPVAEKKHRLPEGFVYLDEVIPTLKSDIRYYTDYNFVGRRLDGYKAPYAILSGQAAKALKGVSDDLAAEGLGLLVYDAYRPVKAVQQFMSWSRDADDTAMKDVFYPEVDKADVFKLGFVSSRSGHSRGSTIDLTTFSLKTGKPTDMGSPFDFFGEISSHGTQQIGALQAANRAVLKKAMEKRGFHPYSKEWWHYTLEKEPFPKKYFDFDIE
- a CDS encoding GNAT family N-acetyltransferase, which produces MNPSVHHAAPAPEEYIRLRKAAGLSAKSPEGAAIGLRNSIYCVSLRHEDRLIGMGRIIGDGGCFYQIVDIAVDPAYQGIGLGKLVMAHLTEYLDSHAPKGSYVSLIADVPADRLYKQYGFDYTEPASVGMYRKYSL
- a CDS encoding iron ABC transporter permease, with the translated sequence MRFIPSQGNRTGWLMLAVLFVLILLPLLAVVIQVLFPGIFFGTLKLGDLSLLLDIFRRPLWYASLKNSVLLGLGTTVLATLLGGALAFARSRWAFPTARLLDVSVWLLLITPSFILAQGWVMFAAPDGLASQWLGWNGVTSMVFQPAGLIAVMTLSKFPLAYLTVKAALEWRVERLSDAARLSGASPWTVLRTVELPLLLPAICSGAMLVFMDTVGDFGLPASIAAVFRFPTLPYSIYSALYTSPIRFDMAGALSFYLVLLIALAMSVQLYAMRKSRFDFLSSRAVKSEPRRPAKGRLLLALGNSAFLAAAIGIPLGSNLLMSLQGDSSSGGFTLEHYRALLHDDGRLAQGLAHSLEIALAAAAIGLAVGFLTAYVLNYTRFKLKKTIDVLSLVSLAVPGIVLGIGYIFIWNQAWLQPIGLLLYGTPWILALGGVAGAIPVITRIMAGAMAQVPERLLAAAQLQGAGFFRRLRTVLAPLVKGALLSAGLTAFGSSVFDLALSSVLYPPNYMTLPVVINKAFEDLRFGYASAATLTGAGLVVLIILSVDLLARGTRRRSRRTTS